One Kineococcus aurantiacus genomic window carries:
- the kynA gene encoding tryptophan 2,3-dioxygenase — translation MEDGVVTDFTREMSYGAYLHLDELLSAQHPLSVPEHHDELLFIVQHQTSELWLKLVLHELRSAVAAIAADDLKTALKNIARVKHIQRTLTEQWSVLATLTPTEYAQFRGFLANSSGFQSHQYRAVEFVLGNKNARMLDVFAHDGPRHAELAALLHAPSLYDEFLRFLARRGHAVPAELLTRDVTKAHVHTPALVPVFRRVYEHAQEFWTEYEACEELVDLEENFQLWRFRHLKTVERTIGFKRGTGGSSGVDFLARALDLTFFPELYAVRTEIGS, via the coding sequence GTGGAGGACGGGGTCGTCACCGACTTCACCCGCGAGATGTCCTACGGCGCCTACCTGCACCTGGACGAGCTGCTGTCGGCCCAGCACCCCCTGTCCGTGCCCGAGCACCACGACGAGCTCCTGTTCATCGTCCAGCACCAGACCTCCGAGCTGTGGCTCAAGCTCGTCCTGCACGAGCTGCGTTCGGCCGTGGCCGCCATCGCCGCCGACGACCTCAAGACGGCGCTGAAGAACATCGCCCGCGTCAAGCACATCCAGCGCACCCTCACCGAGCAGTGGTCGGTCCTGGCCACCCTGACACCCACCGAGTACGCCCAGTTCCGCGGGTTCCTGGCCAACTCCTCCGGCTTCCAGTCCCACCAGTACCGCGCCGTGGAGTTCGTCCTGGGCAACAAGAACGCGCGCATGCTCGACGTCTTCGCCCACGACGGGCCCCGCCACGCCGAGCTGGCCGCCCTGCTGCACGCCCCCAGCCTCTACGACGAGTTCCTGCGCTTCCTGGCCCGCCGCGGGCACGCCGTCCCCGCCGAGCTGCTGACGCGCGACGTCACGAAGGCCCACGTCCACACCCCCGCCCTCGTCCCCGTCTTCCGGCGCGTCTACGAGCACGCGCAGGAGTTCTGGACCGAGTACGAGGCCTGCGAGGAGCTGGTGGACCTGGAGGAGAACTTCCAGCTGTGGCGGTTCCGGCACCTGAAGACCGTCGAGCGCACCATCGGGTTCAAGCGCGGCACCGGCGGCTCCTCCGGCGTCGACTTCCTCGCCCGCGCGCTGGACCTGACGTTCTTCCCCGAGCTGTACGCCGTCCGCACGGAGATCGGCTCGTGA
- a CDS encoding alpha/beta hydrolase fold domain-containing protein produces the protein MSVLALAAPGVGSRTEQELLERALAARGLEGTLVRTGSLRELRAAAAGATGEFLLLTGDDTPVADLLPDLAVDVVRVDLDARGPDPSPRVRRHVRHRGAGGLRFAVDDWFFHRTAPPLRVPYGPHPDQYAHLRLPTGAGQGPVPVAVLVHGGYWRSRWENDLMHAAAADLTARGWATWNLEYRRPDVHGWDATTADVAAGFGVLGAVDAALDLTRVVTLGHSAGGQLVTRLAADLALSAVRPALTVSLAGVLDLRSAHARGLSEHAVAAALGGTPQDLPDVYAAASPLERLPLGSPVAVVCCRGDDPDLLDASRRFADAAAAAGDEVHVVEEDGDHFSVIDPASPVWSRVVALLADVRG, from the coding sequence GTGAGCGTCCTGGCCCTGGCCGCCCCCGGCGTGGGCTCGCGCACCGAGCAGGAGCTCCTCGAGCGCGCCCTGGCCGCTCGCGGCCTCGAGGGCACCCTGGTCCGCACCGGCTCCCTGCGGGAGCTGCGCGCGGCCGCGGCCGGCGCCACCGGGGAGTTCCTGCTGCTCACCGGCGACGACACCCCCGTCGCGGACCTCCTGCCCGACCTGGCCGTCGACGTCGTCCGGGTCGACCTCGACGCCCGCGGGCCCGACCCCTCCCCGCGCGTGCGCCGCCACGTCCGCCACCGCGGCGCCGGCGGTCTGCGCTTCGCCGTCGACGACTGGTTCTTCCACCGCACCGCGCCGCCGCTGCGCGTCCCCTACGGGCCCCACCCCGACCAGTACGCCCACCTGCGCCTGCCCACCGGCGCCGGGCAGGGGCCGGTCCCCGTGGCCGTCCTGGTCCACGGCGGCTACTGGCGCTCGCGCTGGGAGAACGACCTCATGCACGCCGCGGCCGCCGACCTCACCGCGCGCGGCTGGGCGACGTGGAACCTGGAGTACCGCCGCCCCGACGTGCACGGCTGGGACGCCACCACCGCCGACGTCGCGGCCGGGTTCGGCGTCCTGGGGGCCGTGGACGCCGCCCTGGACCTGACCCGCGTCGTCACCCTGGGCCACTCCGCGGGCGGCCAGCTCGTGACCCGCCTCGCCGCGGACCTGGCCCTGTCGGCGGTCCGGCCCGCGCTGACGGTGTCCCTGGCCGGCGTGCTGGACCTGCGCTCGGCCCACGCCCGCGGGCTGTCCGAGCACGCCGTGGCCGCCGCGCTGGGCGGCACGCCGCAGGACCTGCCGGACGTCTACGCCGCCGCGTCCCCGCTGGAGCGGCTGCCGCTGGGGTCGCCGGTGGCCGTCGTGTGCTGCCGCGGCGACGACCCCGACCTGCTCGACGCCTCCCGCCGCTTCGCCGACGCCGCGGCCGCCGCGGGCGACGAGGTGCACGTGGTGGAGGAGGACGGGGACCACTTCTCCGTCATCGACCCCGCCTCGCCCGTGTGGTCGCGCGTCGTCGCCCTCCTGGCGGACGTGCGGGGCTGA
- a CDS encoding YihY/virulence factor BrkB family protein: MSWVARLDRFQRRHRLVSYPLAVVYKFFEDQGAYLAALVTYYGLLSLVPLLLLLSTVLGYVLAGDPGAQDAIVNSAAGQIPVIGDEIGDPGKLGGGGAGLAIGIAGALYGSLGVGLAVQNAVNVAWGIPRNERPNPFKSRLRSLLLMVTAGLFVVGTTVLNIVLGDVIGGGSDTLLRWLSRIGYTALAAVGFTMAFWLAAAHRPAFRTVLPGALTMAVVWQFLQRFGQNLVGLVSDRTSVSNQVFTAILGLIAFLFVTSCCVVLCVEADVVRSRRLFPRALLTPFTDAVELTDGDQRAYTRIAQAQRHKGFERVHVEFDASPLQLRRAAEAGGEEGADRDLERVVEDDR; the protein is encoded by the coding sequence ATGTCGTGGGTCGCGCGGCTCGACCGGTTCCAGCGACGGCACCGGCTGGTCAGCTACCCGCTGGCCGTCGTCTACAAGTTCTTCGAGGACCAGGGCGCCTACCTGGCGGCCCTGGTCACCTACTACGGCCTGCTGAGCCTGGTGCCGCTGCTGCTGCTGCTGTCGACGGTCCTGGGGTACGTCCTGGCCGGCGACCCCGGCGCGCAGGACGCCATCGTGAACTCCGCCGCCGGGCAGATCCCGGTCATCGGCGACGAGATCGGGGACCCCGGCAAGCTCGGCGGGGGCGGGGCCGGGCTGGCCATCGGCATCGCCGGCGCGCTGTACGGCTCCCTCGGCGTCGGGCTGGCGGTCCAGAACGCCGTGAACGTCGCCTGGGGCATCCCCCGCAACGAGCGCCCGAACCCGTTCAAGTCCCGGCTGCGCAGCCTCCTGCTCATGGTCACGGCCGGGTTGTTCGTCGTGGGCACCACGGTGCTGAACATCGTCCTGGGCGACGTCATCGGCGGCGGCAGCGACACCCTGCTGCGGTGGCTCAGCCGGATCGGCTACACCGCGCTGGCGGCCGTGGGGTTCACCATGGCCTTCTGGCTCGCCGCCGCACACCGGCCGGCGTTCCGCACCGTCCTGCCCGGGGCGCTGACGATGGCCGTGGTGTGGCAGTTCCTGCAGCGGTTCGGCCAGAACCTGGTGGGCCTGGTCAGCGACCGCACCAGCGTCTCCAACCAGGTCTTCACCGCCATCCTGGGGCTCATCGCCTTCCTGTTCGTCACCTCCTGCTGCGTCGTGCTGTGCGTGGAGGCCGACGTGGTCCGCAGCCGCCGGCTGTTCCCCCGCGCCCTGCTCACCCCCTTCACCGACGCGGTCGAGCTCACCGACGGCGACCAGCGCGCCTACACCCGCATCGCGCAGGCCCAGCGGCACAAGGGGTTCGAGCGCGTCCACGTCGAGTTCGACGCCTCACCCCTGCAGCTGCGGCGCGCGGCCGAGGCGGGCGGCGAGGAAGGAGCAGACCGTGATCTGGAGCGGGTGGTAGAGGATGACCGGTAG
- a CDS encoding bile acid:sodium symporter, producing the protein MLRWSRVPVLRRVEPFVVAVLAAVALAAVLPAGGTPAAALSWVTTVGVGALFLVYGARTAPAEALAGLRDWRLQGSVAAATYVLFPVLGLLLSLAVAPFLAGGLVAGVLFLAVLPSTVQSCVVFTATAGGDVPAAVVGATASNLAGIVLTPVLAALLLGSSAAGPDGAAVGRIVLQLLVPFLAGLLAGRWVGPWVRAHRAPLTLLDRGVIVAVVYAAFSRGVRQGVWREVGAGEVAVVLLCAAVLLSAVLAVTWWAPLLWRAGRPARVTTAFCGSNKSLATGLPMATVLFDPHAVGLVALPVILYHPLQITVCSFLAARLGRAPQLQG; encoded by the coding sequence GTGCTGCGCTGGTCCCGCGTCCCCGTCCTGCGCCGCGTCGAGCCGTTCGTCGTGGCCGTCCTGGCCGCCGTCGCGCTCGCCGCGGTGCTGCCCGCCGGCGGGACCCCGGCCGCGGCCCTGTCGTGGGTCACGACCGTCGGCGTGGGCGCCCTGTTCCTCGTCTACGGGGCGCGCACGGCCCCGGCCGAGGCGCTCGCGGGACTGCGCGACTGGCGGCTGCAGGGGTCGGTCGCGGCGGCCACGTACGTGCTGTTCCCCGTCCTGGGGCTGCTGCTGAGCCTGGCCGTGGCCCCGTTCCTGGCCGGCGGGCTGGTGGCGGGGGTGCTGTTCCTGGCGGTGCTGCCCTCGACCGTGCAGTCCTGCGTGGTGTTCACGGCCACCGCCGGTGGGGACGTGCCCGCCGCGGTGGTCGGCGCGACCGCCTCGAACCTGGCCGGGATCGTCCTGACGCCCGTGCTGGCGGCGCTCCTGCTGGGGTCCTCGGCAGCCGGCCCCGACGGCGCGGCGGTCGGCCGGATCGTCCTGCAGCTGCTCGTGCCGTTCCTGGCCGGTCTGCTGGCCGGCCGGTGGGTCGGCCCGTGGGTGCGGGCGCACCGGGCGCCGCTGACCCTGCTGGACCGCGGCGTGATCGTCGCGGTCGTCTACGCCGCGTTCAGCCGCGGTGTGCGCCAGGGGGTCTGGCGGGAGGTGGGTGCCGGTGAGGTGGCCGTCGTGCTGCTGTGCGCGGCGGTGCTGCTGTCGGCGGTGCTGGCGGTGACGTGGTGGGCGCCGCTGCTGTGGCGGGCCGGGCGGCCCGCCCGGGTGACGACCGCGTTCTGCGGCTCGAACAAGTCGCTGGCGACGGGGCTGCCGATGGCGACGGTGCTGTTCGACCCGCACGCGGTGGGGCTGGTGGCGCTACCGGTCATCCTCTACCACCCGCTCCAGATCACGGTCTGCTCCTTCCTCGCCGCCCGCCTCGGCCGCGCGCCGCAGCTGCAGGGGTGA
- a CDS encoding rhodanese-like domain-containing protein, which translates to MTLVDAVALQRELAGPNPPVLLDVRWSLTGPAGAGEYARGHLPGAVFVDLDTGLSRPRGPGEGRHPLPHPDALQEVLRAAGVSTGSPVVLYDAADSTSAARGWWVLRWAGLRDVRVLDGGLAAWVARGGAVSTDVPAPGAGDVVVRAGALPVLDADAVAALARDGLVLDVRAPARYRGETEPVDPVAGHVPGAVNHPTTGHLTPSGTFLPPARLRAGFEELGVGQGRGTVGVYCGSGVTAAHTLLALEVAGFSGVLYPGSWSEWVTDPARPVATGPGPG; encoded by the coding sequence GTGACCCTCGTCGACGCCGTGGCCCTGCAGCGCGAGCTCGCCGGCCCGAACCCGCCGGTCCTGCTGGACGTGCGGTGGTCCCTCACCGGTCCCGCCGGGGCGGGCGAGTACGCCCGCGGGCACCTGCCCGGCGCGGTCTTCGTCGACCTCGACACCGGGCTGTCGCGCCCCCGCGGCCCCGGCGAGGGCCGCCACCCGCTGCCGCACCCGGACGCGCTGCAGGAGGTGCTGCGCGCCGCGGGCGTGTCCACCGGCTCACCGGTGGTCCTGTACGACGCGGCGGACTCCACCAGCGCCGCGCGCGGCTGGTGGGTGCTGCGCTGGGCGGGCCTGCGCGACGTCCGCGTCCTCGACGGGGGCCTGGCCGCCTGGGTCGCGCGGGGCGGGGCCGTCAGCACCGACGTCCCGGCGCCGGGGGCCGGCGACGTCGTCGTGCGGGCCGGTGCGCTGCCGGTCCTCGACGCCGACGCCGTCGCCGCGCTGGCCCGCGACGGGCTCGTCCTGGACGTGCGCGCCCCCGCTCGGTACCGCGGTGAGACCGAACCGGTCGACCCCGTGGCCGGGCACGTCCCGGGTGCCGTGAACCACCCGACGACGGGCCACCTCACCCCCTCCGGGACGTTCCTGCCGCCCGCGCGGCTGCGCGCCGGGTTCGAGGAGCTGGGCGTGGGGCAGGGGCGGGGGACGGTCGGGGTGTACTGCGGCAGCGGCGTCACCGCCGCGCACACCCTGCTGGCCCTGGAGGTGGCCGGGTTCTCCGGCGTCCTGTACCCGGGGTCGTGGTCGGAGTGGGTCACCGACCCGGCGCGACCGGTCGCCACCGGGCCCGGACCGGGCTGA
- a CDS encoding Gfo/Idh/MocA family protein gives MVDADSTQDKVRIIHVGLGGWGGDWEKNAIPPVTEVERVAIVDAHEPTLRAAQKTLGLPDEVCFTSLTEAAKAVPAEGVVVTAPMTFHVPVALEALDAGLHVLVEKPFAGTVAEARTAVERAEELGLVLQVSQNYRFYPGAQTARRLIAEGAVGDLSVVHVDFRRWDHDEPAGTYRHYQFPHPLIYDMAIHHFDLLRMTTGREAVSVYAKVTDPPWSRYTEEASAVLVVELEGGLVCSYRGSWVSRAPQTAWDGEWVFDGADGYLTLTGRGDDGPADDEVRLGLRGRAAEPVELPTMELWGRSAGLRQFARAVRGGAAPDVTGRSNLGSVALMEAAARSAASGRVEQVERTGGTSA, from the coding sequence GTGGTCGACGCTGACAGCACCCAGGACAAGGTCCGGATCATCCACGTCGGGCTCGGCGGCTGGGGGGGTGACTGGGAGAAGAACGCCATCCCCCCCGTGACCGAGGTCGAGCGGGTGGCCATCGTGGACGCCCACGAGCCGACGCTGCGCGCCGCGCAGAAGACCCTCGGCCTGCCCGACGAGGTCTGCTTCACCTCCCTGACCGAGGCCGCGAAGGCCGTCCCCGCCGAGGGCGTCGTCGTCACCGCCCCCATGACGTTCCACGTCCCGGTGGCGCTGGAGGCCCTCGACGCCGGCCTGCACGTGCTCGTCGAGAAACCCTTCGCCGGCACCGTCGCCGAGGCCCGCACGGCCGTCGAGCGCGCCGAGGAGCTCGGGCTGGTCCTGCAGGTCAGCCAGAACTACCGCTTCTACCCCGGCGCGCAGACCGCCCGCCGGCTCATCGCCGAGGGCGCCGTCGGGGACCTGTCGGTCGTCCACGTCGACTTCCGCCGCTGGGACCACGACGAGCCGGCCGGGACGTACCGGCACTACCAGTTCCCGCACCCGCTCATCTACGACATGGCGATCCACCACTTCGACCTGCTGCGCATGACGACCGGCCGCGAGGCCGTCAGCGTGTACGCCAAGGTCACCGACCCGCCGTGGAGCCGGTACACCGAGGAGGCCTCCGCCGTCCTCGTCGTCGAGCTCGAGGGCGGGCTGGTGTGCAGCTACCGCGGCAGCTGGGTCTCCCGCGCGCCGCAGACCGCCTGGGACGGCGAGTGGGTCTTCGACGGCGCCGACGGGTACCTCACCCTGACCGGCCGCGGCGACGACGGCCCCGCCGACGACGAGGTCCGCCTCGGCCTGCGCGGCAGGGCCGCCGAACCCGTGGAACTGCCGACGATGGAGCTGTGGGGCCGCTCGGCGGGCCTGCGGCAGTTCGCCCGCGCGGTCCGCGGCGGCGCGGCCCCCGACGTCACGGGCCGTTCCAACCTGGGCAGCGTGGCCCTCATGGAGGCCGCGGCGAGGTCCGCCGCCTCCGGGAGGGTCGAGCAGGTCGAGCGGACCGGGGGGACGAGCGCGTGA
- a CDS encoding ThuA domain-containing protein: MRVLVWNEGVHEANNHPADIGEYYPEGMHGAIAAGLRRLLPDAEVSTATLADPEHGLTAEVLARTDVLLWWGHAAHDQVDDAVVARVEEQVLGGMGLLVLHSGHFSKIFRKLLGTTCSLAWRNEGEQELVWTVKPSHPIAAGIPHPLVIPRQEMYGELFDIPDPDDLVFISSFAGGEVFRSGVTFTRGRGRIFYFSPGDQEYPVYQQPEIQQVLANGVRWAAPGPGDRAVPEVSNPPRQWLL, from the coding sequence GTGAGGGTCCTGGTCTGGAACGAGGGCGTCCACGAGGCGAACAACCACCCGGCGGACATCGGCGAGTACTACCCCGAGGGCATGCACGGCGCCATCGCCGCCGGACTGCGCCGCCTGCTGCCCGACGCCGAGGTGTCGACCGCGACGCTCGCCGACCCCGAGCACGGCCTGACCGCCGAGGTCCTGGCCCGCACCGACGTCCTGCTGTGGTGGGGCCACGCCGCCCACGACCAGGTCGACGACGCCGTCGTCGCCCGCGTCGAGGAGCAGGTGCTCGGCGGGATGGGCCTGCTCGTCCTGCACTCGGGGCACTTCTCGAAGATCTTCCGCAAGCTGCTGGGCACCACCTGCTCCCTGGCCTGGCGCAACGAGGGCGAGCAGGAACTGGTGTGGACGGTCAAGCCGTCGCACCCCATCGCCGCCGGGATCCCGCACCCCCTGGTCATCCCGCGCCAGGAGATGTACGGGGAGCTGTTCGACATCCCCGACCCCGACGACCTGGTCTTCATCAGCTCCTTCGCCGGCGGTGAGGTGTTCCGCTCCGGCGTCACCTTCACCCGCGGCCGGGGGAGGATCTTCTACTTCTCCCCCGGCGACCAGGAGTACCCCGTCTACCAGCAGCCCGAGATCCAGCAGGTCCTGGCCAACGGGGTCCGCTGGGCCGCGCCCGGCCCCGGGGACCGCGCGGTCCCCGAGGTCAGCAACCCGCCCCGGCAGTGGCTCCTGTAG
- a CDS encoding class I SAM-dependent methyltransferase, producing the protein MIDPAHPPTGANTRRGPLREGERVQLTDPRGRMHTITLTAGAEFHTHRGKFLHDDLIGRPDGTTIVNTAMVEYLVVRPLLTDFVLSMPRGAAVVYPKDAGQVVQMADVFPGATVIEAGVGSGALTMSLLRAVGDGGQVHSFERRADFADVARGNVETFFGGPHPAWTLRVGDLVQTLPSTGLQADRAVLDMLAPWECLDAVADHLAPGGVLICYVATATQLSRVAEALREAGRWTEPEAWESMVRGWHLEGLAVRPQHRMIGHTGFLITSRRLADGYAPPLRKRRPAPGAHPTDGEGAEGTEVEVVEGTEYGDRPISDRKVRRAAREAARGAQASAGTDD; encoded by the coding sequence GTGATCGACCCTGCCCACCCGCCGACGGGTGCGAACACCCGCCGTGGTCCCCTGCGCGAGGGGGAACGGGTGCAGCTGACCGACCCCCGGGGGCGGATGCACACCATCACGCTGACGGCCGGGGCGGAGTTCCACACCCACCGCGGCAAGTTCCTGCACGACGACCTCATCGGGCGCCCGGACGGGACGACGATCGTCAACACGGCGATGGTGGAGTACCTGGTGGTGCGGCCGCTGCTGACGGACTTCGTGCTGTCCATGCCGCGCGGTGCCGCCGTGGTGTACCCCAAGGACGCCGGGCAGGTCGTGCAGATGGCCGACGTCTTCCCGGGGGCGACGGTCATCGAGGCCGGCGTCGGGTCGGGGGCGCTGACGATGTCGCTGCTGCGCGCCGTGGGCGACGGCGGGCAGGTGCACTCCTTCGAGCGGCGGGCCGACTTCGCGGACGTGGCGCGCGGCAACGTCGAGACGTTCTTCGGCGGCCCGCACCCGGCGTGGACGCTGCGGGTCGGCGACCTGGTCCAGACGCTGCCCTCGACGGGGCTGCAGGCCGACCGGGCGGTGCTGGACATGCTGGCGCCGTGGGAGTGCCTGGACGCGGTGGCCGACCACCTGGCTCCCGGCGGGGTGCTCATCTGCTACGTGGCGACGGCGACCCAGCTGTCCCGGGTGGCGGAGGCGTTGCGCGAGGCGGGCCGGTGGACCGAGCCGGAGGCGTGGGAGTCGATGGTCCGCGGCTGGCACCTGGAGGGGCTGGCGGTGCGCCCGCAGCACCGGATGATCGGGCACACCGGGTTCCTCATCACCTCCCGCCGGCTGGCCGACGGCTACGCGCCGCCGCTGCGCAAGCGCCGCCCGGCCCCCGGCGCTCACCCGACCGACGGGGAGGGCGCCGAGGGCACCGAGGTGGAGGTGGTGGAGGGCACCGAGTACGGCGACCGACCGATCTCCGACCGCAAGGTCCGCCGGGCGGCCCGGGAGGCCGCGCGGGGTGCGCAGGCCTCGGCCGGGACCGACGACTGA
- a CDS encoding M50 family metallopeptidase, with protein MRGGIPLGRPFGVPLVLAPSWFLFAALIVVVFAPAVQSRVPGPASYAVAFGYAVLLLVSVLLHEVAHALAARWSGVRVTGIVLNVWGGFTSHEGRTGPGSSLLIAVVGPVVNALIALVAWRAGAVVREAPDGGGVLALLLAALTLSNALLAVFNLLPGLPLDGGHALEAIVWKLRGDRVAGTVAAGWVGRVLAVVVFAAGLLGPRLLGLEQSITDVVWAGLVGALLWQGASEALRSATVQRRVPALSARALQRPAIGVSARATVEEVVRSARAAIDAGAAAGSARDLEVVLVTDDGVPVAVVDTAALRRVPEERRTSLGAGATARALPPRSWLPEDLAGEDLLQAVQVRPGEHVVVDTAGRVRGLLHTGDVIAAVTAR; from the coding sequence GTGAGGGGCGGCATCCCGCTGGGGCGCCCGTTCGGGGTGCCGCTGGTGCTGGCCCCCTCGTGGTTCCTGTTCGCCGCGCTGATCGTGGTCGTCTTCGCGCCCGCGGTGCAGTCCCGGGTGCCGGGTCCGGCGTCGTACGCGGTGGCGTTCGGGTACGCGGTGCTGCTGCTGGTCTCGGTGCTGCTGCACGAGGTCGCGCACGCGCTGGCGGCGCGGTGGTCGGGCGTGCGGGTGACCGGCATCGTCCTCAACGTCTGGGGCGGGTTCACCTCCCACGAGGGGCGCACGGGCCCGGGCAGCAGCCTGCTGATCGCGGTGGTGGGCCCGGTGGTCAACGCCCTCATCGCGCTCGTGGCCTGGCGGGCCGGCGCCGTGGTGCGCGAGGCGCCGGACGGGGGCGGGGTGCTGGCCCTGCTGCTGGCGGCGCTGACGCTGTCGAACGCGCTGCTGGCGGTGTTCAACCTGCTGCCGGGCCTGCCGCTGGACGGCGGGCACGCGCTGGAGGCGATCGTCTGGAAGCTCCGCGGGGACCGGGTGGCCGGGACGGTCGCGGCCGGCTGGGTCGGGCGGGTCCTGGCGGTCGTGGTCTTCGCGGCGGGCCTGCTGGGGCCGCGCCTGCTGGGCCTGGAGCAGTCGATCACCGACGTCGTGTGGGCGGGTCTGGTCGGGGCGCTGCTGTGGCAGGGGGCCTCGGAGGCGCTCCGGTCGGCGACCGTGCAGCGGCGGGTGCCGGCGCTGTCGGCGCGCGCGCTGCAGCGGCCGGCGATCGGGGTGAGCGCGCGGGCGACCGTGGAGGAGGTCGTCCGCTCGGCGCGGGCGGCGATCGACGCGGGGGCCGCGGCGGGGTCGGCGCGGGACCTGGAGGTCGTGCTCGTGACCGACGACGGGGTGCCGGTGGCGGTCGTGGACACCGCCGCGCTGCGGCGGGTCCCGGAGGAGCGGCGCACGTCGCTGGGGGCCGGGGCGACGGCGCGGGCGCTGCCGCCGCGCTCGTGGCTGCCGGAGGACCTGGCCGGCGAGGACCTGCTGCAGGCGGTGCAGGTGCGTCCGGGGGAGCACGTCGTGGTGGACACTGCTGGGCGGGTGCGTGGCCTGCTGCACACCGGTGACGTGATCGCGGCCGTGACCGCGCGCTGA
- a CDS encoding PD-(D/E)XK nuclease family protein — protein sequence MTDGAPPLPPPAVRRALSPSRAADFTQCPLLYRFRTIDRLPEAPSAAAVRGTLVHAVLEHLFDLPPGERTPERAAALLEPRWRALLEREPQLHALFGTDADPDPPALAAWLAGAHRLLERYFQLEDPTRLEPAAREMRVEVDLDDGLQLRGIVDRLDVAPDGAMRVVDYKTGRAPSEATAGRAMFQMRFYALVLWRLRGQVPRLLQLVYLGSGDVVRYVPDEGDLLATERKVRALWEAIERNHRTGEWPARPSRTCTWCDHKALCPSFGGTPPPLPTLPTLPTATG from the coding sequence GTGACCGACGGCGCGCCACCGCTGCCCCCGCCCGCGGTGCGCCGGGCCCTGTCCCCCTCCCGCGCCGCCGACTTCACGCAGTGCCCGCTGCTGTACCGCTTCCGCACCATCGACCGGCTCCCCGAGGCCCCCAGCGCGGCCGCCGTGCGCGGCACCCTCGTCCACGCCGTCCTGGAGCACCTGTTCGACCTGCCCCCCGGCGAGCGCACCCCCGAGCGCGCCGCGGCCCTGCTCGAACCCCGCTGGCGGGCCCTGCTGGAGCGCGAACCCCAGCTGCACGCCCTCTTCGGCACCGACGCCGACCCCGACCCGCCGGCCCTGGCCGCCTGGCTCGCCGGCGCCCACCGGCTCCTGGAGCGCTACTTCCAGCTCGAGGACCCCACCCGCCTGGAACCGGCCGCGCGCGAGATGCGCGTGGAGGTCGACCTCGACGACGGCCTGCAGCTGCGCGGCATCGTCGACCGCCTCGACGTCGCCCCCGACGGCGCCATGCGCGTCGTCGACTACAAGACCGGCCGGGCCCCCTCCGAGGCCACCGCCGGGCGGGCCATGTTCCAGATGCGCTTCTACGCCCTCGTCCTGTGGCGCCTGCGCGGGCAGGTGCCGCGCCTGCTCCAGCTCGTCTACCTCGGCTCCGGCGACGTCGTGCGGTACGTCCCCGACGAGGGGGACCTGCTGGCCACCGAGCGCAAGGTCCGCGCCCTGTGGGAGGCCATCGAGCGCAACCACCGCACGGGCGAGTGGCCCGCCCGCCCCAGCCGCACGTGCACGTGGTGCGACCACAAGGCGCTGTGCCCCAGCTTCGGCGGCACGCCGCCCCCGCTGCCCACGCTGCCCACGCTGCCCACGGCCACCGGCTGA
- a CDS encoding HAD family hydrolase, with protein MSPVEPPRGAPLELPAAVLWDMDGTLVDTEPHWIAAETALLGRYGVPWTHEQALGLVGSALPDSGRVLAGHVRESAGVVLDPAAVVAELLDAVIERVGAAVVWRPGALELLRALGAAGVPCALVTMSYRNLADAVARLVPGAFAVVVAGDEVARGKPAPDPYLRAAELLGVDVTRCVVVEDSPTGVASGEAAGARVLAVPHLVPIPAAPGRNRVASLTEVDPAALGALAAGELLDTV; from the coding sequence ATGAGTCCCGTCGAACCTCCCCGTGGTGCCCCCCTCGAGCTGCCCGCCGCCGTCCTGTGGGACATGGACGGGACGTTGGTGGACACCGAGCCGCACTGGATCGCGGCGGAGACGGCGCTGCTGGGGCGCTACGGCGTGCCGTGGACCCACGAGCAGGCGCTGGGGCTGGTCGGCAGCGCGCTGCCGGACTCGGGGCGGGTCCTGGCCGGGCACGTGCGGGAGTCGGCGGGCGTGGTGCTGGACCCGGCGGCGGTGGTGGCCGAGCTGCTGGACGCGGTGATCGAGCGGGTCGGCGCGGCGGTGGTGTGGCGGCCGGGGGCGCTGGAGCTGCTGCGCGCGCTGGGCGCGGCGGGCGTGCCCTGCGCCCTGGTGACGATGTCGTACCGCAACCTGGCGGACGCGGTGGCCAGGCTGGTCCCGGGGGCCTTCGCGGTGGTGGTCGCCGGGGACGAGGTGGCGCGCGGCAAGCCGGCGCCGGACCCCTACCTGCGGGCGGCCGAGCTGCTGGGGGTGGACGTCACCCGGTGCGTGGTCGTGGAGGACTCCCCGACGGGGGTCGCCTCGGGCGAGGCCGCGGGGGCGCGGGTGCTGGCGGTGCCGCACCTGGTGCCCATCCCGGCGGCGCCGGGCCGCAACCGGGTGGCGTCGCTGACCGAGGTGGACCCGGCGGCGCTGGGGGCGCTCGCGGCCGGGGAGCTGCTGGACACCGTGTGA